A part of Paenibacillus donghaensis genomic DNA contains:
- a CDS encoding helix-turn-helix domain-containing protein, translated as MAKPAHKASLRSRFQLNWNHFKSKLLLKYAFSYILMFLIPLSGVTIFVYENAVKGLRVEIEQSNVNQLNQVKSTIDARMVELQEISGRIAYDRHLTPYMVRHPYYGLEAIQALANYKASSSIVEDLFLYFHDDSSIYSYRGLADLSVTFDTLYQFEHWSPEELLQDLNETKQPMMRPAENVTVNSRRDPMLVLLVPIKPNDPFPYGTVVYLMKESKLTGVMDSILSDFSGSSYIFNSSGEVLTANSHGIRLPQDELSTLSSLEPGIHNLVLDGERHSVVSVQSEQNGWTYVTTMPSFQFFSRVAHVQTLILLVFCITVITGIVAALLLAKRQYHPIRDLMELAKLRGNSNDALKTRNEWDWIRQTIQEYSARIDMQEPFVRNQCMLLLLKHGKPDDPEIEQMIRSAGFELSEGNGLYFSVILSWDDAVQGESSWDERHLLQEMLSNVNLPSLTAQIFGVEFSAQEQFALIVSFPASGNGPVQQRMEQVIDAVQAVIQENSRLAPHIGVGTAYQDLAKLNQSFVEAAAALEHRVIRRSGHVTYFEQLAELNSPATGSFWISRKSILKLEQSLKQGNESVATEMIADTIDTIKDEPLQVHLLRCICFDLLNTFLRTASELGMNEVFADLPALTSFETLEELENRLLSLSVRICQQVERNTESKESSLMEDIVIYVDQQFADYTLSLEHVALKYSISTSYLSRSFKEKTGCNFSQYIWQRRMDAVIRLLENTSAPLKEIIEQVGYLDAPNFIRKFKKETGLTPGQYRKQYASGGSTGK; from the coding sequence ATGGCAAAACCGGCACACAAGGCATCCTTGCGATCCAGATTCCAGCTCAACTGGAATCATTTCAAATCCAAGCTACTTCTGAAATATGCATTTTCTTATATCCTTATGTTCCTGATTCCACTGAGCGGCGTAACTATTTTTGTATATGAGAATGCCGTTAAGGGGCTGCGCGTGGAGATCGAGCAATCCAATGTCAACCAATTGAATCAGGTGAAGAGCACCATTGATGCACGGATGGTTGAACTACAGGAGATATCCGGCAGAATTGCTTATGACAGGCACCTCACCCCTTACATGGTACGGCACCCTTATTACGGACTCGAAGCTATTCAGGCTCTCGCCAACTACAAAGCCAGCAGCAGCATCGTAGAGGATCTGTTTCTGTATTTCCACGATGACTCCAGCATCTATTCCTACCGTGGCCTCGCCGACCTTAGCGTAACCTTCGACACCTTATACCAGTTCGAGCATTGGTCTCCTGAAGAACTGCTGCAGGATCTCAATGAAACGAAGCAGCCCATGATGCGCCCTGCTGAGAATGTAACCGTTAACTCCCGCCGGGACCCTATGCTGGTCTTGCTTGTCCCGATTAAACCCAATGACCCCTTCCCTTACGGAACCGTTGTTTATTTAATGAAGGAATCGAAGCTTACCGGTGTGATGGACTCCATCCTCAGTGACTTCTCAGGGAGCAGCTACATCTTCAACTCCTCTGGTGAGGTTCTTACCGCGAACAGCCACGGCATCCGCCTGCCTCAGGACGAACTTAGCACGTTGTCTTCATTGGAGCCGGGTATTCATAATCTGGTGCTGGACGGTGAACGGCATTCGGTCGTCTCTGTCCAGTCCGAGCAGAATGGCTGGACCTATGTAACCACCATGCCAAGCTTCCAGTTCTTCAGCCGTGTCGCCCATGTCCAGACCCTGATCCTGCTTGTCTTCTGCATCACAGTGATCACCGGCATCGTAGCCGCTCTGCTGCTTGCCAAACGGCAGTATCACCCGATCCGGGACCTGATGGAATTGGCTAAGCTTAGAGGGAACAGCAATGACGCCCTCAAGACCCGCAACGAGTGGGATTGGATCCGGCAGACCATCCAGGAATACAGCGCCAGAATCGATATGCAGGAGCCGTTCGTCCGCAACCAGTGCATGCTGCTTCTGCTGAAGCACGGCAAGCCGGATGACCCCGAGATTGAGCAGATGATACGCAGTGCGGGATTTGAGCTGTCCGAAGGAAACGGCCTGTATTTCTCCGTCATTCTGTCCTGGGATGATGCCGTTCAAGGCGAAAGCTCCTGGGATGAGCGCCACCTGCTGCAGGAAATGCTCAGCAATGTGAACTTGCCAAGCCTTACGGCCCAGATTTTTGGAGTGGAGTTCTCCGCCCAAGAGCAGTTCGCCTTAATTGTGTCCTTCCCTGCCAGCGGGAACGGGCCGGTTCAACAGCGGATGGAGCAGGTCATCGACGCGGTGCAAGCGGTTATTCAAGAGAATTCCCGGCTCGCTCCCCACATCGGTGTCGGAACCGCCTACCAGGATCTGGCCAAGCTCAACCAGTCCTTCGTCGAAGCGGCTGCCGCCCTGGAGCACCGGGTGATCCGACGCAGCGGCCACGTCACTTATTTCGAACAATTGGCAGAGCTGAATTCACCGGCAACGGGGAGCTTCTGGATTTCCCGCAAATCCATACTCAAGCTGGAGCAGAGCCTTAAGCAGGGCAATGAATCGGTAGCCACCGAGATGATTGCCGACACCATTGATACGATTAAGGATGAGCCGTTGCAGGTACATCTGCTGCGCTGCATCTGCTTTGATCTGCTGAACACGTTCCTGCGGACCGCCTCCGAGCTCGGAATGAACGAAGTGTTCGCCGATCTGCCTGCCTTGACCTCGTTCGAGACGCTTGAAGAATTAGAGAACAGACTGCTGTCCCTGAGTGTACGGATATGCCAGCAGGTCGAACGGAACACAGAGAGCAAGGAGTCTTCACTGATGGAAGACATCGTAATTTATGTCGACCAGCAGTTCGCCGATTACACGCTCAGCCTGGAGCATGTTGCCCTCAAATATTCCATTTCGACCTCATATCTGAGCCGTAGCTTCAAAGAGAAAACCGGCTGCAATTTCTCACAATATATCTGGCAGCGCCGCATGGATGCAGTCATCCGGCTGCTTGAGAATACAAGCGCGCCACTCAAGGAAATTATTGAACAGGTGGGTTACCTGGATGCACCCAATTTCATCCGCAAATTCAAGAAGGAAACCGGCTTGACACCCGGACAATACCGCAAGCAGTATGCGTCAGGCGGCTCCACGGGAAAATAA
- a CDS encoding glycosidase — protein sequence MKITRHPNNPIVVPGGYEWRKVTVFNPAVIIEDGKFYMIERTAGSLTPCKNFLGLLVSEDGVNFTHVKEEPLVTPDMLGFPYGSVQDPRIVKIEGTFYLNYALRPCAMSYYPTGAGIPERSIPEYPDGWGEEAGHWLTRSSILKSDNLLDWEFVADTTPLDINDRDNILFPEKINGKFVLLRRPEEYVGEAYGTEKAAMWITYSEDLIHWEQPKLLAKAENPTWESRKIGGSAPPVRTDKGWLVLYHGVDEDIVYRVGAMLLDLDNPEKIIARTHHFIMEPETYYEKFGYQIPNVVFPTGNVVKDGLLYIYYGVTDTAIALATVPLDELVDYILNEPQ from the coding sequence ATGAAAATTACCAGGCATCCGAACAACCCCATCGTAGTCCCGGGAGGTTATGAATGGCGTAAAGTGACCGTATTCAATCCCGCAGTTATTATTGAGGATGGCAAATTCTATATGATTGAGCGCACAGCGGGCTCACTGACACCCTGCAAGAACTTTCTTGGCCTGCTGGTGAGCGAGGATGGCGTGAACTTCACCCATGTCAAGGAGGAACCGCTGGTGACACCAGATATGCTAGGGTTTCCCTATGGCAGTGTGCAGGACCCGAGGATTGTCAAAATTGAAGGAACCTTCTATTTGAATTACGCGCTGCGGCCGTGTGCGATGAGTTATTATCCGACCGGAGCCGGTATTCCTGAGCGTTCGATTCCAGAGTACCCGGATGGCTGGGGGGAAGAAGCGGGACATTGGCTGACACGGTCCTCTATTCTGAAATCGGATAATCTGCTGGACTGGGAGTTTGTAGCCGATACCACGCCCCTGGACATCAATGACCGCGACAATATCCTGTTCCCCGAGAAAATCAACGGCAAATTCGTGCTGCTGCGCCGCCCCGAGGAATACGTGGGCGAAGCCTATGGAACAGAGAAGGCCGCGATGTGGATTACGTATTCCGAAGATCTCATCCATTGGGAACAGCCTAAGCTGCTCGCCAAAGCAGAGAATCCCACATGGGAGTCCCGGAAGATTGGCGGCTCTGCACCTCCTGTGCGTACGGACAAGGGCTGGCTGGTGCTCTATCACGGTGTCGATGAAGATATCGTCTACCGTGTAGGGGCCATGCTGCTGGACTTGGATAACCCGGAGAAGATCATTGCACGGACGCATCATTTCATTATGGAACCGGAGACCTACTACGAGAAATTCGGATATCAGATTCCCAATGTGGTCTTCCCGACCGGCAATGTGGTCAAAGACGGACTGTTGTACATCTACTACGGAGTGACAGATACGGCGATTGCGCTGGCGACTGTTCCGCTGGACGAGCTGGTCGATTATATTCTGAACGAGCCGCAATAA